DNA from Mucilaginibacter mallensis:
AGGTTTCCCTGAAATCTTTTGGGATACAAAACTTCTTACGCTTAAAGATCCTGTTGAAATTAGATATGTTATTGAAGCCGCATTTGTAAGCGATCTCGGAGATGGTATTGGTAGTGTCGATCAGCATACGTGAGGCATGGCCGAGGCGGATCTCATTCAGGCTGTCGATAAAAGTTTTTCCCGTGCGTTTCTTAATGAAGCGGCTAAAAGATGCCTCGGGCATATTGGCTATTTTAGCTACTTCGGCAAGGGTAATCTGTATGTTGTAGTGTGAGTTCATGTACTCAAATACTTTCTCAATCCGCCGGCTGTTATAATGGAACTGCTCGTTTGAAAAGCTTGAATCTGAGAGGGTTTTCATGTTGCGCGATATAGAAAGGTCGTGCAATACAGATAGGAGCTCAAGTACAGAATCAAAGCCGCTTTTTTTGTTCAGGGATTGTATGCGGTCCTTTAAAGCGCTAACTGTTTCCTGCGAGAAAAGGATGCCGCGTTGCGAGCGCTCTATCATGTTTTTAACAAAGCTGAGTTGATTTCTGCGTAAAAACTTCTCATCAAACAGGTCTTTATGAAATTGTATGGTTATTTCAGTAATAGACTCGCTTTCGCATTGATGGGTGAACCAGGCATGATAAACATTAGGCCCCACAAGCACCAGTTCCAGATCATCAATAACCTCAATGTGCCCGCCAACTACCCTTTTTGCCCCTTTGGCATTCAGGATAAGGTTAAGCTCATATTCGTCATGGTAATGGAGGGGGAAGTCGAACTTTTTCTTTACTCTTGAAAAAATTGTGAAACAATCGCCGGGAGTTAATGGCGTTATTTCGCGCATCACATTACTTGTCATATTAATAAATATTAGGTTTACTTATTTAGGTTAAGCTTGTGATACAAATTTAACATTATATTGGTCAAAATATAATAAATCAATATTTCAGCCTGTTATTTAGTAAAAACTTAGGCATCAATATTTAACAAGGAGTTATTTGTTTGCGGGTATTTATCCTTTCAATATTTATTAAATCCCTGAAAAAATAATTGACATGAATTAAACAATATGGTTAAAATGGATGTTTAGATATCAAAATTTAAAATTTAACGATACTTTTATCGGTTAGAAGTTATGTGCGAAAGATGTTCGCTATAATTTTACGATCAA
Protein-coding regions in this window:
- a CDS encoding AraC family transcriptional regulator, with amino-acid sequence MTSNVMREITPLTPGDCFTIFSRVKKKFDFPLHYHDEYELNLILNAKGAKRVVGGHIEVIDDLELVLVGPNVYHAWFTHQCESESITEITIQFHKDLFDEKFLRRNQLSFVKNMIERSQRGILFSQETVSALKDRIQSLNKKSGFDSVLELLSVLHDLSISRNMKTLSDSSFSNEQFHYNSRRIEKVFEYMNSHYNIQITLAEVAKIANMPEASFSRFIKKRTGKTFIDSLNEIRLGHASRMLIDTTNTISEIAYKCGFNNISNFNRIFKRKKFCIPKDFRETYTGNRVFI